A genomic segment from Acyrthosiphon pisum isolate AL4f chromosome A3, pea_aphid_22Mar2018_4r6ur, whole genome shotgun sequence encodes:
- the LOC100164797 gene encoding transcription elongation factor SPT4 — protein MSLDSIPKDMRSARACLVCSLIKSFDQFEIDGCDNCDEFLRLKNNRDHVYDCTSSNFDGMVALMSPEDSWVARWQKINRFTKGIYAISVAGRLPPNFVREMKARGIPYRPRDTTFK, from the exons atgtcGCTCGACTCGATTCCCAAGGATATGAGATCCGCAAGAGCATGCCTTGTGTGTTCGTTAATTaag TCTTTTGATCAGTTTGAAATTGATGGCTGTGACAATTGTGATGAATTTTTGAGATTGAAAAACAACCGTGATCACGTATATGATTGtactagttcaaattttgatgg AATGGTTGCACTTATGAGCCCTGAAGACAGTTGGGTTGCTAGATGGCAAAAAATCA ATAGATTTACAAAAGGCATTTATGCTATTTCTGTTGCTGGTCGATTACCTCCAAATTTTGTAAGAGAAATGAAGGCCAGAGGTATACCGTATCGTCCTAGAGATACAACATTCAAATAA
- the LOC100169581 gene encoding differentially expressed in FDCP 6 homolog: MATLLKNVTNCIWQAFNSLDTDDTGTVVKSKLKVLTANIGILLDLYGVEKGLEHYRSTTTLNFQHYKYYLLREVFLSLPNILSLPVLQGFESNIDETCWIICKKDFISKCQVLPEDCMYKLFRVFCFLSELIVDPERPNRFQVIMDTSEVGLVASQIVTSLGTDWDQSGFEELIGNASGFQFGTFLTLLEKRYLADVDRAGLVEALNAVTNTFIDDIIKKGVLLKRGYLLPTLREYWFVLKPCQLLYYKNEEEKEQCGSITLDPRCWVDSNLQRIMLHTTERTFELATKDHRSRLQWLSALKLAISYSAGTEGYQRTLLRRRQKRRKAELQEKHRRSSIIHDMDVQLQAEKQARAAMEIHAKELKVASEKHVEELECLLEEETQAKRDEEIVRNLQARVLREEWEKREELERLQEEHILLLEQEREKRKEFEIKQREKENQLLEAQQRLIELEAEKQRLDDELTRAQKKN, encoded by the exons ATGGCGACGCTACTGAAGAACGTCACCAATTGCATATGGCAAGCGTTCAACTCGCTGGACACGGACGACACAGGAACAGTGGTCAAGTCCAAACTCAAA gttttaACCGCAAACATCGGTATTCTCCTTGACCTTTATGGCGTAGAAAAAGGACTTGAACACTACAGAAGTACAACAACGTTAAACTTTcaacattacaaatattatttattgagagAA GTTTTTCTATCGCTTCCAAACATACTATCTTTACCAGTACTTCAGGGATTTGAGTCAAATATAGATGAGACATGTTggataatttgtaaaaaagatTTTATCTCTAAATGCCAAGTATTACCAGAGgattgtatgtataaattattcagggtattttgttttttgtcggAGCTTATAGTAGATCCAGAAAGACCAAATCGATTCCAA GTTATCATGGATACATCAGAAGTGGGTTTGGTGGCTTCACAAATTGTTACTTCATTAGGCACTGACTGGGACCAATCAGGTTTTGAAGAGCTCATTGGAAATGCTAGTGGATTTCAGTTTGGCACGTTTTTAACATTACTAGAGAAGCGATATTTAGCTGACGTGGATCGTGCAGGCTTGGTAGAAGCATTAAATGCTGTTACAAATACGTtcattgatgatattataaaaaaa gGAGTGTTATTGAAACGTGGTTATTTACTGCCAACACTACGAGAGTATTGGTTTGTATTAAAACCATGtcaactattatactataagaaTGAAGAAGAAAAAGAGCAGTGTGGATCTATAACCTTAGACCCGAGATGTTGGGTGGATTCTAATTTACAACGTATAATGTTGCACACAACTGAAAGGACTTTTGAATTAGCCACTAAGGATCATAG gaGTCGATTACAATGGCTATCTGCTTTAAAATTAGCAATATCTTATTCAGCGGGGACAGAAGGTTATCAGAGAACATTGTTGCGCCGTAGGCAAAAACGAAGAAAAGCTGAACTTCAAGAGAAACATAGAAGAAGCAGCATAATACATGACATGGATGTTCAGTTACAAGCTGAGAAACAA GCCAGGGCAGCTATGGAAATTCACGCAAAAGAGCTTAAAGTGGCTAGCGAAAAACACGTTGAAGAATTGGAATGTCTACTGGAGGAAGAAACACAGGCCAAACGTGATGAAGAAATAGTTCGTAACTTACAagctag aGTATTAAGAGAAGAATGGGAAAAAAGAGAAGAGCTAGAAAGGTTACAGGAAGAACATATATTGCTGTTGGAGCAAGAAAGAGAAAAACGAAAAGAATTTGAGATTAAACAACGAGAGAAAGAAAACCAATTGCTAG aaGCCCAACAGAGGTTAATTGAATTGGAAGCTGAAAAACAGCGACTTGATGACGAATTGACAagagctcaaaaaaaaaattag
- the LOC100167520 gene encoding double-strand-break repair protein rad21 homolog, whose amino-acid sequence MFYSHFSLSKKGPLARIWLAAHWDKKLTKAQVFETNIETSVDGILQPKVKMALRTSGHLLLGVVRIYSRKAKYLLADCNEAFVKIKMAFRPGMVDLPEDNHIAATNAITLPEVFHDFDTAMPDLNDVDIEAQFSLNQSRAEEITLHEDYNMVSKNSGFDQGFGFSEVENSDILRHGIEHSLLFSEGVDHLMNRDKEPIPSTSSGSGILSQNSLGMDAPIRDDGFGGNIGQVITDNFFQAGGLFDDVPSAPMEVADGQGPPSPPPFNTPNRNDDDDDDHHFMPPSPGRQSSDGSRPASPVNLPFPNAGALGLIPSPTRDQTLMPPPDIDMHDMHDMHDIHDIQASEEPEPLNEQNASVDQTTLVQNEEESFALAPIDASALRGLPKTKRKRKLIVDEVKNISGEEMKAQLSDTTDIVITLDLAPPTKRLMHWKETGGVEKLFALPGKNIPAIPLARNYQRHLTAKTLTNDELEGEGGVEGDEENVLPAIAGPVPGRRGRKRKIPIDEESQKPAKKDVLPPIPEVTPQVESMEVEIPAPLSVAPPTPAIPEETEHIEINQQQPPVDEPQQPFITSPLNDGGQMLPPGTPAHKSVDPVNNEDQLINPFDDLQAPPSVHDTSEANDQPLQPELQNMGYDNHINQSNDFNQVIMDNMGYDGHHNAPVTPGLPSPRGGATPWRDQDYDYPASVGPVEEQQAPHETNEQYEERVMNKRANQLYHTIKMRFAQKDTLIFDDLTYRNRRKEAAQKFYSVLVLKKYKVLELVQSAPYEPIQLVKGACFTDPKL is encoded by the exons ATGTTTTACTCGCACTTTTCGTTGTCCAAGAAAGGGCCGCTCGCCCGTATCTGGTTGGCGGCACATTGGGACAAGAAACTGACCAAGGCCCAAGTGTTTGAAACTAACATCGAGACATCGGTTGACGGAATATTGCAACCAAAG GTGAAAATGGCTTTACGGACGTCTGGACATCTTTTGTTGGGTGTAGTCCGAATTTATTCACGTAAAGCCAAATATCTGTTAGCTGATTGTAATGAAGCATTTGTCAAGATTAAAATGGCTTTTCGGCCAGGCATGGTCGACTTGCCCGAGGACAATCATATAGCAGCAACTAATGCTATAACACTCCCAGAAGTATTCCATGATTTTGATACCGCCATGCCAGACTTGaa cgaTGTTGATATTGAAGCACAATTCAGTCTTAATCAGTCTAGAGCTGAGGAGATAACTTTGCATGAAGATTACAATATGGTTTCTAAAAACTCTGGTTTCGATCAAGGATTTGGATTCTCTGAAGTTGAGAATTCCGATATACTTCGTCATGGAATTGAACATTCCCTGTTGTTTAGTGAAGGTGTCGACCATTTGATGAACCGCGATAAAGAACCTATACCTTCAACATCTTCTGGATCTGGGATTTTAAGCCAAAACAGTTTAGGAATGGATGCTCCAATTAGAGATGATGGATTTGGAGGTAATATTGGTCAAGTTATCACTGATAACTTTTTTCAAGCCGGAGGTTTATTTGATGATGTACCTTCTGCTCCTATGGAAGTTGCCGATGGTCAAGGTCCTCCCAGTCCTCCCCCATTTAATACACCTAACCgaaatgatgatgatgatgatgaccaTCACTTTATGCCTCCTAGTCCAGGTAGACAAAGCTCAGATGGTTCAAGACCAGCATCGCCTGTTAATTTACCATTTCCTAATGCTGGTGCATTAGGTCTTATACCATCGCCAACGCGAGATCAAACATTGATGCCCCCGCCAGATATTGATATGCATGATATGCACGATATGCATGATATACATGATATTCAAGCATCTGAAGAACCTGAGCCATTAAATGAACAGAATGCTTCTGTAGATCAAACTACCTTGGTACAAAATGAAGAAGAAAGTTTTGCTTTAGCTCCAATTGATGCTAGTGCTTTGAGAGGATTACCAAAGACTAAAAGAAAGCGAAAACTTATTGTGGACgaagtgaaaaatatttctGGTGAAGAAATGAAAGCTCAGTTGAGTGATACAACAGATATTGTAATTACATTAGATTTAGCACCACCTACTAAAAGACTAATGCATTGGAAAGAAACAGGTGGTGTTGAAAAACTATTTGCTCTTCCTGGAAAAAATATACCAGCAATACCGTTAGCTAGa aattaccAAAGACATTTAACAGCAAAAACATTAACCAATGATGAATTAGAGGGTGAAGGTGGTGTTGAAGGAGATgaagaaaatgtattacctGCAATAGCTGGCCCAGTACCTGGACGTCGTGGTCGTAAAAGAAAAATACCTATAGATGAAGAAAGTCAAAAACCCGCTAAAAAAGATGTTTTGCCACCAATACCAGAAGTAACACCCCAAGTT gaATCAATGGAAGTGGAAATTCCTGCACCATTGTCTGTGGCTCCTCCTACACCAGCTATTCCTGAAGAAACGGAACATATTGAAATAAATCAACAACAGCCGCCAGTTGATGAACCTCAACAACCATTTATAACATCACCATTAAATGATGGTGGTCAAATGTTACCCCCTGGAACACCTGCGCATAAGTCAGTTGATCCAGTTAATAATGAAGATCAG ctTATAAATCCATTTGATGATTTACAAGCTCCGCCATCAGTCCATGATACATCTGAAGCAAATGATCAGCCATTACAACCGGAATTACAAAACATGGGTTATGATAATCACATAAATCAA tccaATGATTTCAACCAAGTCATTATGGATAATATGGGATACGATGGTCATCATAATGCACCTGTTACACCAGGATTACCTTCACCACGAGGTGGTGCAACACCTTGGCGTGACCAAGATTATGATTATCCTGCATCTGTTGGACCT gtgGAAGAGCAACAGGCTCCACATGAAACAAATGAACAATATGAAGAACGAGTAATGAACAAAAGGGCTAATCAGTTGTACCATACAATTAAGATGAGATTCGCACAAAAAGACACTCTTATTTTTGACGATCTTACCTACAGAAACCGGAGAAAAGag GCAGCCCAGAAGTTTTATTCCGTTttggttttgaaaaaatacaaagttttaGAGCTAGTTCAATCTGCCCCATATGAACCTATCCAGCTAGTGAAAGGCGCATGTTTCACCGACCCAAAGctctaa
- the LOC100162716 gene encoding twinfilin-like: protein MSHQTGIKANDTLRKFFSKAASDKSVRAIKVSIVDEELSLSGHEKHHKSWKDDFEKVVKQFILPDVPCYVLYRFDVKSDTKNYDWLLISWCPDVAPIRQKMLYASTKATLKQEFGSAKIKEELHGTIMIDVTLDGLEQSRLSQKAPVPLTMREEEMAELRKAEVGHSTSVSVDSRSQAVSGIKFPMSVAAVTALSIFVDSSEVNYVQFYIDMTKESIELATSDNVSVNLLNDKVPKNDARYHLYMYQHKRNGSQTNSVFFIYSMPGYSCPIKVRMLYSSCKSPFIEELENLYKLKIHKKLEIDNDDVINEKYLLDELYPEKESDKPKFSKPKAPGRGVRRIIKSNE from the exons ATGTCACACCAGACAGGAATCaaag CAAATGACACTCTAAGAAAGTTCTTCAGCAAAGCAGCATCAGACAAGAGTGTTCGGGCCATTAAAGTGTCTATTGTAGACG aggAACTCTCTCTATCTGGTCATGAAAAACATCACAAATCTTGGAAAGATGATTTTGAAAAAGTCGTCAAGCAATTTATTCTACCGGATGTAccatgttatgtattatatag ATTTGATGTAAAGAGTGACACCAAAAATTATGATTGGTTACTTATAAGTTGGTGTCCTGATGTAGCACCTATTCGACAAAAGATGTTGTATGCATCTACAAAAGCTACACTCAAACAAGAATTTGGTAGTGCTAAAATTAAAGAAGAACTTCATGGAACTATCAtg ATTGATGTTACTCTTGATGGATTGGAACAAAGTCGACTGTCTCAAAAAGCACCAGTACCTTTAACTATGCGTGAAGAAGAAATGGCTGAACTTCGAAAAGCTGAAGTTGGACATAGTACATCGGTGTCTGTTGACAGTCGATCTCAAGCAGTATCTGGTATCAAGTTTCCTATGTCAGTTGCTGCTGTAACAGCACTTTCTATATTTGTGGATAGTAGTGAAGTTAACTACGTACAGTTTTACATtg aTATGACAAAAGAGAGTATCGAGTTAGCTACTTCTGACAATGTATCTGTGAACCTTCTCAATGACAAAGTTCCTAAAAATGATGCTAGGTATCATCTTTATATGTACCAACATAAAAGGAATGGTTCCCAAACAAACTCTGTTT ttttcatttattCAATGCCAGGATACTCGTGTCCCATAAAAGTGAGAATGTTATACTCCAGTTGCAAATCACCTTTTATCGAAGAATTAGAAAacttatataagttaaaaattcataaaaaa ttggaAATAGATAATGATGATGTCATCAAtgagaaatatttattagatgaACTATACCCAGAAAAAGAATCTGATAAACCGAAATTCAGTAAACCCAAAGCTCCAGGACGAGGTGTCAGAAGAATAATAAAGTCTAATGAATAA
- the LOC100574429 gene encoding dual specificity protein phosphatase 22: MDKVIPGLFIGSFRDSKDFAQLESNQITHIISVLDAPKKIHQDKKYLCIEAIDSPEQNLIQYFQICNDFIHKARLKNQNVLVHCLAGMSRSVTIAAAYIMSATTIKLKHVLRLLKACRSIASPNEGFNKQLQYYECNYLLEERTRLASISHSNKQLLADEEYCKKIIQCGEDHKK, translated from the exons gtgaTTCCAGGTTTGTTTATTGGCAGTTTTAGAGACTCAAAAGATTTTGCTCAATTAGAAAGTAATCAAATAACTCATATAATTTCCGTACTGGATGCGCCAAAGAAAATTCATCAA gataaaaaatatttgtgtattgaAGCTATAGATAGTCCTGAACAAAATctcatacaatattttcaaatatgcaatgattttatacataaagctcgtcttaaaaatcaaaatgttttggttCATTG TTTGGCCGGAATGTCGAGAAGTGTAACAATAGCAGCTGCTTATATTATGTCAGCcactacaattaaattaaaacatgtacTTCGACTTCTGAAAGCATGTCGATCCATTGCAAGTCCCAACGAAGGATTTAATAAGCAACTCCAGTATTATGAgtgcaattatttattagaa gAAAGAACAAGGTTAGCATCTATTAGCCATTCCAATAAGCAACTTTTAGCAGATgaagaatattgtaaaaaaatcattcaatgtGGAGAAGATcacaaaaaataa